ATAATGGAATCCAAAGGACTAATAATATGATTAAATTTGTGAAATATGAAAAGACAAGTAAATCTAGTAATATTTTGATAGCTGCTGAGAGACATGGCACTGATAACTTTAAGAGCTCATGTGCAAATCACAATTCATGATAGTTGAAGCCAGGTTTTCCCACATagtaaaaatagcattttaaagttTCTGGAATTTTTCAAAGGTTAGAAGACTTAGATCATAAATACAATCAGAATGattcaaatattcattttaaggaaAGTCACTGTTATAATTAGGAATTGGATTTAACTTACCAGCTGCTTAACTCATCAGACAGATTTCTTATAAGGTGAGGCTTCACACCTAAGATAaggtcagaattttaaaaattatcatttccATGCAGTAATCCATCTCTAATTGCATAAAACCTTACAAGAGAACTCGTGAGTTCCACTGTTACAGATATGCTTGGTAAATTGAACtaattttgagaattatttttgGCATGCagtttttccatttctaaaaaataaatatgtgtctCTGATATTTTACCTTTGTCACTATAAAaatgttacatatatacatatatttgtatacatatatacatgatatATTCTGCTTGATGTTAAATTGGCATTTAAGGAGAATTCTGAAAAAATGTGTAATATAGAAAAGGTCTCAATCTCTGAAGATATAGAAATTTCCCATCAGTATATTTCACCAAAGATGTAAGTCATAGCTTCAATTTCTCAGTTTCtacctaataaataaatatgccaAAGTTCTTAATTGCATTTTCCTATTGCATCAACATCCAAAGCACTGAGATCAGACATGGGACATGGAGACTATGAGGAAACGGAGTATATAATGACTATGGACATGGAGTATATAATGCTCATTTGTCAGGACAGGGCAGAATCAGTTAGCTGAGGGAGACTTGAAGTGAGCTGCCATGGGAAACATTGAGAACCATATAGCTAGAATTAAAAGTTCAGAGAGTAGACCCAGGATTTAAGACTTAATTTTTCCtggggagaaaacaaaaaaaccttgttAGGGCATTATATTTTCTGGCTGATGCCTGGAAAAGACTCCTATGCTTTACccctatgttttattttttttgggggcgGAAGCTCACATGCCCCCATGGGCTCTCTTGCAGATGTGCAGacaatttcccaatttatcttTGTAAGTAAAACTCCTTTCTAAAAAGATATACTTTCTCTGATTGAATTTTCCATATGTATAttgcagaaaatatattttaaaaagaactataacaaaaataaaatggtctcaaaaatttattcatataaaaatatttactatctcttaattctaaaaggtctgaCTTGGACAAAACTTACTACGGAGaatgcatttgttgttgtttagtcactaagttatgtcccactcttttgcaaatccacagaatgtagcctgccagactcctctgtccatggaattttccagcaagaatattggagtgagtttccatttccttctccaggggaacttcttgaccccgggatcaaactcacatctcctgcgttggcagatgggttctttaccatagagccaccagggaagccctagagaatGTATTTAGTGGTGAACAAAACAGCCTTTGTCCTCAGTGAGGCTGGAGACTAAGGAAAGAGACAGACaatgaaataaacaagaaaataagcaaatgcaTAATTACaaatagtatattttaaataaatgaataggaaGTTGtgggtcatttctttttaatctataGAAGTTCTAGTCAAGTGTAAATCTTGGACATTTTTATGTTATACAGATATTTattccttcggagaaggcaatggcaccccactccagtactcttgcctggaaaatcccatggatggaggagcctggtgggctgcagttcatggagttgcctcttaaattttactttatgtaATTTCATAAGATAATTGTATTTTATCATCCATTTTTTTTACCTGAAAATGTAGTATTTATATTTGTTGAAAAGTTGAAATCATACAGCtgaattcatcttttaaaaaatttacttaatcTTTATTGTTTGTCTGAAAGCTTCTAAGATCTTTTCATGTaccattgaatttttttaaactgtcagTGGGTATCTGTGAATGGATCTATTTCTATAGTTTCTTTAAAGTTTACCATTTGTCAaaggatacattttaaaagaaaatataattgaatTTTTATGCAAATGGACACGTCAAAGATTCTAttgaatttattattaatatttaatgtagAAACCAGTAAGATGTTACCATCAGTTCAGGCAATAATTCACCACATATTTATCATCAGTAAGGGGTGGTAAAATGAATTTATAAGTTGATGCAAAACTAGCCAAGTATCCAAAGGGCTGTCATTACTTGCATTTCACCTGACACAGTTTGAATTTCTATGGCCAAACATTCTTGACATTGATATTATTTTGTGTGAGTCAACGTCTCTATTTTGAGTTGTAAAACATCTTAGCCAAAAATAATGAAACGTAGATAATAGCCTGAATGCAAGAACTAGTAAGGTCACTCACTAAATTACAAAGAATCTCACTGTTCTTTCTTGATATTATATGTGCTATTAATGATCCAACTGAAGAGAGAAATATGGCTGATGCTCTTGAAAAGCTGAGAAGGGAGGAGATCACAGTGCAAAAGTGAAGGAGTTAAATCATAATTCCCTGGTTAATGACTGATATTGACAATGAAGTGTTTGCTTGCTTATCTTATTAAACTAttgtttatttacaatattgtgttggtttcggGTATATAGTCatgtgattcatttcatatatatgtgtgttcatatgtatgtatattttccaTCTCAGattacttttcattataggttattacaagatattgagtatagtttcctgtgctgtacaatagatcattgttgtttatctattttatatttggtagcctgtatctgttaatcccaaactcccaatttatccctccccttcccttttccttttggtaatcataagtttgttttctgtgtctgtgagtctttttctgttttgtaaataagtccatttgtgtaattttttttcttttagaatccaCATAAAGTGAttgcatatatttgtttttctctgtctgacttattttacttagtaagATAATTTCttggtccattcatgttgctgcagacTCCAAGTATTTTAATAATCCACATTCAcaaattttatttcaagaataaaaataaaacagaaacatttatgttaatttttgaagttttatttttcaataatacaAGTTTGGTTGGTTGGAGGATAGGGCTTCTGAAGCAGAGGGAAACTTTGAGGGCTGGCTGGTCTTCTTATTAAAGACCCTGCTTATTTCACACCAGAAAGTgatctttcactttcctgctctGTTATGTTCTCTGACATGTATACTGTGCATGCCCTATCCAGGAGTTTTCAGATAGCTGTCAAGAACTaggtttaaaacaacaacaagcaaatATGTTAGGATCTTTCTATAAGAATTTCTAGCACataatatttttagatttatttgtTGGGTATTTTAAACTGAGTAATAGAActatgctatttttcttttttatattatgaaCCCATTTTAAGAATCCTCAACATTGACAACTCATTTTTATCTAACATGGCTCTCTCTacaacttgaaaataaattctcATGCAAGTACATCATATCCACGaagtttttaaaagacttttgagaTTCTACCCATTCCTAATCACTTATCTAGTGGCTTGATCTTGCTCCTAGTAATTTCTGACATTGGGCAAAGGTGCTCCAGGATGACTTTCAATTCCTACTGGAAAAACTGCCATTAACTTGAACAGTGCCAAAGATGTGACCATTGACTTTAAGTGATATTTTCCACTTGCCCactctaagaaaaaaataatttcaccagTAATAGGTGCCCATTGCACACTGTGTtgtccttagtcactcagtcatgtcctactctttgggaccccctggactgtagcctgctgggtaCCTCtctccatgcggattctccaggcaagaatactggaacagattGTCATGcgctcctccaaggaatcttcccaacccagggattgaacccagatcccccacattgcaggtagattctttattgtctgagccaccagggaagcctagtaatAGGAGCATGACATTAATATGAGCCCCATTCTCACACCCTCACTGCTCCAAAGGAAAGTTATTATCAGAATGGTTACATTTCTGAGCATAATAGGAGACTGGGCAATAAAATAGCTCATatgtattgagcacttactgtgtgatcAAGCAGTGTTTCAGTCCTGCACATATCCTCACTAGACTGTGTGCTGGGCTATTATTATCACTTGATGGATGGTTTGTTGAGCATATGTTCCAGTCCTTATAGTTAGAAAGCAATTCTGGGTCCAGAACACATGCCCATAACAAATATACACTATCAGGTGCTAGAATTAGCCAGAGTTGCAGTTCACATTTACACAGACAGAGTTGGGAGAGACAGTTCCtttgaacaaaagaaaagaaattgataTAGGGCTTAGGTAAGAGTACTGGTGTTGTACATATGAGAAGCTCCAGATCACCACTGGCTACAAAATTATCAGAGTAGAAagctatatttttaagaaatatagttGCAGGCCCAAAATTTGGTCTTTTAGAATATTCTTTAAACGATGCAAGTAAAATGTTGGAATTATCTTCTAAATCATTGCTACCCAGAATCGGCTTTATTGAATAGAGTCACATACAAGAATGGGCTCTATGGGTTCTCAGTGTTGATTTGTATTACATGATACTTTTCATAGTCTACTGCTAAATATCTAAATTGATTACACAGCCAAAAGATCAGAGGGGAAGAGGagatataaataagaaaacaagaaaactagaaaagagCACAACAGAGAGTCTGGATAAATCCAGGGAATTGTAAGCTTTTGTTCATACTTAAATCTATATATtgctaaaacaaaatgaaacaaaaaagcaTATAAGGCAatcattatacattttaaagtctTCAGTGTAGAAAATTCATATATTCAACAAGTTCAGTGGTGAAAATCAGAGGTATCTTTTAGTTCATTTCCTTTCTTACTGCAATATGGCACCAGAGTTTCTTTATGGCATTCTTCATCTCCACGTTTCTCAGCGTGTAGATTAGAGGATTGAGCATGGGAGCAATGATAGTATAAAAAAGAGCGAACACTTTGTCTTCTGGTAAAGTAGTTGCTGGTCGAATGTAAATGAAGAATAAAGGAGCAAAAAAGAGGACCACCACAGTGATGTGGGAACTGCAGGTCGAGAGAGCTCTGTGGCGACTCTCTACAGAGTAGGACCTGACAGTGTACAAGATCACAGCATAGGATATCAACAAGACCACAAAAGTCACCAGGCCCATGAGGCCCGAATTGGCGATGACAAGGAGACCTATTCTGGTGGTGTCCATGCAGGCCAGCTTCAGCAAAGGATACACATCGCAGAAGTAATGATCTATTTCATTGGGGCCACAGTAGGGTAAAAAGATGGCCAGGAGGAACTGACCAAAGGAATGAAGGAACCCCCCAGCGCAGGAAGCAGCAATCATGGCCCCACACTTCTGTCTGGTCATGATCAGAGTGTAGTGCagaggcttgcagatggccacatagcggtcataggccatcccTGTGAGGATGAAGACCTCGATGCCCCCAAACAAGTGCATGGTGAAGAGCTGTGTCATGCAGCCATTGTAAGATATGGTCTTCTTTGCTGCCAGCAAGTCAG
This sequence is a window from Bubalus kerabau isolate K-KA32 ecotype Philippines breed swamp buffalo chromosome 15, PCC_UOA_SB_1v2, whole genome shotgun sequence. Protein-coding genes within it:
- the LOC129628434 gene encoding olfactory receptor 4P4-like, whose product is MENRNNITEFILLGLSQKKEFEILCFLLFLLCYIAILIGNLLVTISIASSQLMKQPMYFFLSYLSLADLCYTSTVTPKLITDLLAAKKTISYNGCMTQLFTMHLFGGIEVFILTGMAYDRYVAICKPLHYTLIMTRQKCGAMIAASCAGGFLHSFGQFLLAIFLPYCGPNEIDHYFCDVYPLLKLACMDTTRIGLLVIANSGLMGLVTFVVLLISYAVILYTVRSYSVESRHRALSTCSSHITVVVLFFAPLFFIYIRPATTLPEDKVFALFYTIIAPMLNPLIYTLRNVEMKNAIKKLWCHIAVRKEMN